From the Myripristis murdjan chromosome 14, fMyrMur1.1, whole genome shotgun sequence genome, one window contains:
- the LOC115371114 gene encoding 14-3-3 protein epsilon-like isoform X2, with protein sequence MAERENYVYQSKLAEQAERYDEMVESMKLVAGMDEELSVEERNLLSVAYKNVIGARRASWRIISSLEQKEESKGGEDKLKMIREYRLTVETELKSICNDILDVLDKHLIASANTGESKVFYYKMKGDYHRYLAEFATGNDRKEAAENSLVAYKAASDIAMIELPPTHPIRLGLALNFSVFYYEILNSPDRACRLAKAAFDDAIAELDTLSEESYKDSTLIMQLLRDNLTLWTSDMQGDDS encoded by the exons aaATGGTGGAGTCCATGAAGCTAGTGGCCGGCATGGACGAGGAGctgtctgtggaggagaggaatcTGCTGTCAGTAGCATATAAGAATGTGATCGGAGCCAGAAGAGCCTCTTGGAGGATAATCAGCAGCCTCGAACAGAAGGAGGAGAGCAAGGGTGGAGAGGACAAACTAAAGATGATCCGGGAATACAGGCTAACG GTGGAGACGGAGCTGAAATCAATCTGCAACGACATTCTGGATGTACTGGACAAGCACCTCATTGCATCTGCCAACACGGGAGAGTCAAAGGTTTTCTACTACAAAAT GAAGGGGGATTACCACAGGTATCTGGCAGAGTTTGCCACGGGCAATGACAGGAAGGAGGCAGCGGAGAACAGTTTGGTAGCCTATAAAGCCGCCAGCGACATCGCCATGATCGAACTCCCTCCAACACACCCCATCCGCCTGGGACTGGCCCtcaatttttctgttttttattatgaAATTCTCAACTCGCCAGACCGTGCATGCAG GTTGGCGAAGGCGGCGTTTGATGATGCCATTGCAGAACTGGACACGCTGAGCGAGGAAAGCTACAAGGACTCAACACTTATAATGCAGTTGCTACGCGACAACTTGACACTATGGACCTCAGACATGCAGGGAGACG ATTCTTAA